Proteins encoded by one window of Spirochaetota bacterium:
- a CDS encoding carotenoid biosynthesis protein: MKTNSAPENRTAWMLLALMAFSVIASSVIHHCFPSLLQVRSEAVAFSRYPVMFLLDLIPIVLAWLCFEHARRTMGFYQASVFLGGSFFFTGLVENIWVLFGRFMIGTVSLVADGASGTYYYTRGFFWWIETPILICLAWFFLAYSCVYAVHVIAPKLPAVLRAALGGILAVIFDLWLDPVQVSAPWKSWVWLSNDHIRIFSIPLSNFIGWFLMVFVFAWFFERLPRFRERFSPGVSAFLFYLSLLGLAFGIFLVQIAYGLITMRLIDTTMNLTCGGI; encoded by the coding sequence ATGAAAACGAATTCAGCCCCCGAGAACAGAACTGCGTGGATGCTCCTTGCGCTCATGGCGTTTTCCGTCATCGCGTCTTCGGTCATTCATCACTGCTTTCCCTCGCTCCTGCAGGTGCGTTCCGAGGCGGTGGCATTCTCACGCTATCCTGTCATGTTCCTTCTCGATCTCATACCGATAGTGCTCGCATGGCTCTGTTTTGAACACGCACGACGCACGATGGGCTTTTACCAGGCATCGGTATTTCTCGGCGGATCGTTTTTCTTTACCGGCCTTGTCGAGAATATCTGGGTGCTCTTCGGAAGGTTCATGATCGGCACTGTCTCCTTGGTCGCGGACGGGGCAAGCGGCACCTATTACTACACGCGCGGATTCTTCTGGTGGATAGAGACGCCGATATTGATCTGTCTTGCATGGTTCTTCCTTGCCTATTCATGCGTGTACGCCGTGCACGTCATTGCACCGAAGCTCCCCGCCGTGCTTCGTGCTGCGCTCGGCGGCATCCTTGCGGTCATCTTCGATCTCTGGCTCGACCCCGTGCAGGTGAGCGCACCATGGAAGTCATGGGTGTGGCTTTCCAATGATCACATCCGGATATTCTCCATTCCGCTCTCCAATTTCATCGGATGGTTCCTCATGGTTTTTGTATTCGCCTGGTTCTTCGAGCGGCTGCCGCGTTTCCGAGAGCGATTCAGCCCCGGGGTCTCGGCGTTCCTCTTCTATCTTTCGCTTCTGGGGCTTGCGTTCGGGATATTCCTCGTACAGATAGCATACGGTCTCATTACGATGCGCCTCATCGACACGACCATGAATCTGACATGCGGGGGTATATAG